Proteins encoded in a region of the Deltaproteobacteria bacterium genome:
- a CDS encoding enoyl-CoA hydratase/isomerase family protein, with product MGYKNLVLEVEEGIALLKINRPKVLNALNRETLLELQQALKEVQGRADVQVVILTGEGEKSFVAGADIAEMKDMTPVEARAFSRLGHAALGMIENLKRPIIAAVNGYALGGGMEIALACDFIYASEKAKLGVPEVTLGIFPGFGATQRLPRLIGKGRAKELIFTGEMVDAQKAYSLGIVNKVFPHDTFLEEVKKTARKIAHNGPVAVSMAKESVNAGYDLGTEEGEAIEITTWANCFATYDQKEGMGAFLDKKKPQFRGE from the coding sequence ATGGGCTACAAGAATCTGGTCTTGGAGGTAGAAGAAGGGATCGCCCTGTTGAAGATCAATCGCCCCAAGGTCCTCAACGCCCTCAATCGGGAGACCCTTTTAGAGCTTCAACAGGCCCTGAAGGAGGTCCAGGGGAGGGCAGATGTGCAGGTAGTTATCCTCACCGGCGAGGGTGAAAAGTCCTTTGTGGCCGGTGCCGACATAGCGGAGATGAAGGATATGACCCCTGTGGAGGCCCGCGCCTTTTCCCGATTAGGGCACGCCGCCCTGGGGATGATTGAGAACCTCAAAAGGCCTATCATTGCCGCGGTGAACGGCTATGCTTTGGGAGGAGGGATGGAGATCGCCCTGGCTTGTGACTTCATCTATGCCTCGGAGAAGGCCAAACTAGGTGTGCCGGAGGTGACCTTGGGCATCTTCCCAGGATTCGGCGCCACCCAGAGGCTTCCCCGGTTGATCGGTAAGGGGAGGGCGAAGGAGTTGATCTTCACGGGGGAGATGGTTGATGCCCAGAAGGCCTATAGCTTGGGGATCGTCAACAAGGTCTTTCCCCACGATACATTCCTGGAGGAGGTCAAAAAGACCGCTCGTAAAATAGCCCACAATGGACCGGTGGCCGTGAGCATGGCCAAAGAATCGGTGAATGCCGGCTATGACCTGGGTACAGAGGAAGGGGAAGCCATCGAGATAACTACATGGGCCAATTGCTTTGCTACCTATGATCAGAAGGAAGGGATGGGGGCCTTTCTGGATAAGAAAAAGCCCCAATTCAGGGGTGAATAA
- a CDS encoding Do family serine endopeptidase — MTAVVNISSLRVYRTPSELPSSPLFRDPFFRDFFGEDFSRFFGIPRERVQRSLGSGVIITQDGYIITNNHVISKATQIKVSLADKREFEARIVGTDPKTDVAILKIDGKDLHFIPLGDSDNARVGDIVLAIGNPFGIGQTVTMGIISAKGRSNVGIVDYEDFIQTDAAINPGNSGGALVNIEGDLIGINTAIISRTGGYQGIGFAIPSNIAKAVMEGIIEHGRVIRGWLGVSVQEITPQIAAEFGLQKPGGALIVEIQPRSPAAKAGLRRGDIVLSYGDEKIEEAMELRNLVATTPVNTRVELNIWRKGQFKKSNVVIEELPG, encoded by the coding sequence ATGACGGCAGTGGTAAATATATCCTCCCTGCGGGTCTACCGTACCCCCAGTGAGCTGCCCTCTTCACCCCTGTTCCGGGATCCCTTTTTCAGGGACTTCTTCGGCGAAGACTTCTCCCGATTCTTTGGGATTCCGCGAGAACGGGTACAGAGAAGCCTTGGTTCAGGAGTAATCATCACCCAGGACGGCTATATCATCACCAACAATCATGTAATCTCTAAGGCCACCCAGATAAAGGTGAGCCTTGCTGACAAGAGGGAGTTTGAGGCCAGGATCGTTGGTACCGATCCGAAAACGGACGTGGCCATCCTGAAGATAGACGGCAAGGATCTCCATTTCATCCCCCTAGGGGATTCCGACAATGCCCGGGTGGGAGATATCGTGCTGGCCATCGGCAATCCCTTCGGCATAGGACAAACCGTCACCATGGGGATCATCAGCGCCAAGGGCAGGAGCAATGTGGGCATCGTCGATTATGAGGACTTCATTCAGACCGATGCCGCCATCAACCCCGGAAACTCAGGAGGGGCCTTGGTAAATATAGAGGGGGATCTGATCGGTATAAACACGGCCATCATCTCCCGCACCGGGGGATATCAGGGGATAGGGTTCGCCATCCCCTCCAACATAGCCAAGGCCGTGATGGAGGGGATCATTGAACATGGAAGGGTAATCAGGGGGTGGCTAGGGGTTTCGGTGCAGGAGATTACCCCTCAGATAGCCGCAGAATTCGGTCTTCAAAAACCAGGGGGTGCCCTCATCGTAGAGATCCAACCCCGCAGCCCTGCTGCCAAGGCAGGTTTGAGGAGGGGGGACATCGTCTTGAGCTACGGTGATGAAAAGATCGAGGAGGCAATGGAATTGAGAAACCTGGTGGCCACAACCCCGGTAAATACCAGGGTAGAACTGAACATATGGAGAAAAGGGCAATTCAAGAAATCAAACGTAGTTATAGAAGAACTGCCCGGATAA